In Felis catus isolate Fca126 chromosome A3, F.catus_Fca126_mat1.0, whole genome shotgun sequence, a single genomic region encodes these proteins:
- the R3HDML gene encoding peptidase inhibitor R3HDML, translated as MPLLPSTVGLAGLLFWAGQAVNALMPNATLALARTEGTVVWPLSGLGVPRYRRKRHISARDMSALLDYHNHIRASVHPPAANMEYMVWDERLARSAEAWATQCIWAHGPSQLMRHVGQNLSIHSGRYRSVVDLVKSWSEEKRHYSFPAPRDCRPHCPWRCSGPVCSHYTQMVWASSNRLGCALHTCGSINVWGNTWRQAVYLVCNYAIKGNWIGEAPYKMGRPCSACPPSYQGTCSSNMCFSGLKSNKLLWF; from the exons ATGCCCCTGCTGCCCAGCACCGTGGGCCTGGCAGGCCTGCTCTTCTGGGCAGGCCAGGCAGTGAACGCCTTGATGCCCAATGCCACCCTGGCACTGGCCCGGACCGAGGGCACAGTCGTGTGGCCCCTGAGTGGCCTGGGGGTGCCCCGCTACCGGCGGAAGCGCCACATCTCTGCCCGGGACATGAGTGCCTTATTGGATTATCACAACCACATCCGGGCCAGTGTGCACCCACCTGCGGCCAACATGGAGTATATG GTCTGGGACGAGCGGCTGGCCAGGTCTGCCGAGGCCTGGGCCACCCAGTGCATCTGGGCCCACGGGCCCTCACAGCTGATGAGACACGTGGGCCAGAACCTGTCCATCCATTCTGGCCG GTACCGCTCGGTGGTGGACCTCGTCAAGTCTTGGTCTGAGGAGAAGCGGCATTACTCGTTTCCGGCCCCCAGGGACTGTCGCCCACATTGCCCCTGGCGCTGCAGCGGCCCTGTCTGCTCCCACtatacccag ATGGTGTGGGCATCCTCCAATCGGCTGGGCTGTGCCCTCCACACCTGTGGCAGCATCAACGTCTGGGGCAACACTTGGCGTCAGGCAGTGTACCTGGTCTGCAACTACGCCATTAA GGGCAACTGGATTGGCGAGGCACCATACAAGATGGGGCGGCCGTGTTCTGCCTGTCCCCCAAGTTACCAAGGCACCTGCAGTAGCAACATGTGTTTCTCTGGACTCAAATCCAATAAGCTTCTGTGGTTCTAA